The Enterococcus rotai genome includes a window with the following:
- the deoB gene encoding phosphopentomutase translates to MFKRVHLVVMDSVGIGEAPDAEKFGDVGSDTLGHIAKEAGLTIPNLENLGLGTIAPLHNVEAVADHKGYATKLEEISVGKDTMTGHWEIMGLNIQKPFRVFPDGFPEELLKQIEEFSGRKIVCNKPYSGTAVIDDFGPHQMETGDLIVYTSADPVLQIAAHEEIIPLEELYRICQYVRDITKDEPYMIGRIIARPYLGEPGNFTRTSNRHDYALDPFGQTVLDSLKDNGKEVIAVGKINDIFNGQGITDSVRTKSNMDGVDQLLNVMKRDFEGLSFTNLVDFDALYGHRRDVVGYAHAIEAFDLRLPEIIDAMEEDDLLMITADHGNDPTFPGTDHTREYVPLLVYSKKMNGQGSLPQGHYADISATVAENFAVPKTENGESFLNKLV, encoded by the coding sequence ATGTTTAAACGTGTGCATTTAGTAGTAATGGATTCAGTTGGGATCGGGGAAGCGCCTGATGCTGAAAAATTTGGTGATGTCGGTAGCGATACGTTAGGTCATATCGCAAAAGAAGCCGGTTTGACGATTCCAAATTTAGAAAATCTAGGTCTAGGAACGATCGCGCCTTTGCATAATGTAGAAGCTGTTGCGGATCACAAAGGCTACGCAACAAAATTAGAAGAAATTTCAGTAGGGAAAGATACGATGACAGGGCACTGGGAGATCATGGGTTTGAATATTCAAAAACCTTTCCGTGTATTTCCAGATGGATTTCCAGAAGAATTATTAAAACAAATCGAAGAATTTTCAGGTCGTAAAATTGTTTGTAATAAACCATACAGCGGAACAGCCGTGATCGACGATTTTGGTCCACATCAAATGGAAACAGGTGATTTGATTGTTTACACATCAGCTGATCCAGTCTTGCAAATCGCAGCTCACGAAGAGATCATTCCTTTGGAAGAATTGTATCGTATTTGTCAGTATGTTCGTGATATTACCAAAGACGAGCCTTATATGATTGGCCGTATTATTGCTCGTCCTTATCTTGGCGAACCAGGTAATTTTACTAGAACAAGTAATCGCCATGATTATGCCCTAGATCCATTTGGTCAAACAGTCCTAGATTCCTTGAAAGATAATGGGAAAGAAGTGATTGCTGTTGGAAAAATCAATGATATTTTCAACGGTCAAGGGATCACAGACTCTGTTCGTACGAAAAGTAATATGGACGGTGTCGATCAATTGCTTAACGTAATGAAACGCGATTTTGAAGGCTTGAGTTTTACAAACTTAGTTGATTTTGATGCGTTATATGGTCATCGCCGTGATGTAGTAGGATACGCCCATGCAATCGAAGCATTTGATTTAAGACTTCCTGAAATCATTGATGCAATGGAAGAAGACGATTTATTAATGATTACAGCTGACCACGGAAACGATCCAACATTCCCTGGGACTGACCACACTAGAGAGTATGTTCCATTATTAGTTTACAGCAAGAAAATGAATGGCCAAGGAAGCTTACCCCAAGGTCATTATGCAGATATCTCAGCAACGGTGGCTGAAAACTTTGCTGTTCCAAAAACTGAAAATGGCGAAAGCTTCTTAAATAAACTGGTATAG
- a CDS encoding ABC transporter permease, protein MNIALIAVLAPIITQTLVYSTPLVFTALGGTFSERSGIVNVGLEGIMVMGAFSSVVFNLTFAETFGAATPWLACLVGGVVGMLFSLLHAVATINLRADHIISGTVVNLMAPALGIFLIKVIYGKGQTDTITESFGYFSFPILKDIPILGDLFFKQTTLPAFVAILVAILSWFVLFKTRFGLRLRSVGENPQAADTLGINVYLMRYAGVLISGFLGGIGGAVFAQTIAGRFAVTTIAGQGFISMAAMIFGKWNPLGAMGAALFFGFAQNISIAGSNLPVISSIPAVYLQAAPYVLTIIVLVVFLGKASGPKAIGKNYIKSK, encoded by the coding sequence ATGAATATTGCATTAATCGCTGTATTAGCGCCGATTATTACACAAACGTTGGTTTATTCCACTCCTTTGGTCTTTACGGCTTTGGGCGGGACATTTTCTGAACGTAGTGGTATTGTAAACGTAGGTCTTGAAGGTATTATGGTTATGGGTGCTTTCAGTTCGGTGGTATTTAACTTAACATTTGCTGAAACGTTTGGTGCAGCAACACCTTGGCTTGCTTGTTTAGTTGGTGGTGTAGTCGGGATGTTATTCTCGCTATTGCATGCAGTTGCAACGATCAATCTAAGAGCCGATCATATCATCAGCGGAACCGTAGTCAATTTGATGGCTCCGGCTTTAGGGATTTTCTTGATCAAAGTGATTTACGGAAAAGGTCAAACGGATACAATTACAGAATCATTTGGGTACTTTTCATTCCCTATTTTGAAAGATATTCCGATTCTAGGTGATCTATTCTTTAAACAAACGACCTTGCCAGCTTTTGTGGCAATCTTAGTCGCAATTTTGTCTTGGTTTGTGTTGTTCAAAACGCGCTTTGGTTTGCGTCTTCGTTCAGTCGGTGAAAATCCACAAGCAGCAGATACTCTTGGAATTAATGTTTATCTAATGCGTTATGCTGGCGTTTTGATTTCTGGATTTTTAGGTGGAATCGGGGGAGCCGTTTTTGCTCAAACAATTGCTGGACGTTTTGCCGTTACAACGATTGCTGGACAAGGATTTATTTCGATGGCAGCGATGATTTTTGGTAAATGGAATCCACTAGGTGCGATGGGCGCGGCATTATTCTTCGGCTTTGCTCAGAATATTAGTATTGCTGGCTCAAACTTACCAGTGATTTCATCAATCCCAGCCGTTTATTTACAAGCGGCACCTTATGTGTTGACCATTATCGTATTGGTCGTTTTCTTAGGAAAAGCATCTGGTCCAAAAGCTATTGGGAAGAATTATATCAAATCAAAATAA